The Solirubrobacter pauli sequence AGCACCGCGCCCAGCACGGACTGCTCCGCCTCGAGGTTCTGCGGGGGCGCCAGCGGGGCGCCGTTGAACTCGGATGTGCCGTTCGTCGCCGTCATCGCAGAGCAGCGAGTCTAGGCCCGGCATCGGACGAACACACGTTCGCACTTCGCAAACTGCAAGGATCTGCGGCGGTGACCATTCTCGATCCCGTCGTCGCGCCGAGTCCGGCGGGACTGCTGCTGGAGCGCGAGCAGCATCTCGGCGCGTTCGCCGATGCCCTGCAGGACGTGAGCGCCGGCGCGGGGACCACGATCCTCGTCGTGGGGGAGGCGGGCGTCGGCAAGTCGATGCTGCTGCGCGAGCTCACGCGTGCGGCCGCAAGCGCCACCGTCCTGCGCGCTCGCGGCGACGAGCTCGAGCAGGAGTTCCCCTACGGCGTCGTCCGCCAGCTGCTCGAGCCGCTCACACGCACGCTTGACGACGTCTGGCAAGGGCCCGCCGAGCTCGCGCGCTCGGTCTTCGATCCGTCGCCGCAGGCGGGCGACGACGCGTCGTTCGCACGCCAGCAGGGGTTGTACTGGCTCGTGGTCAACCTCGCGGAGCGGCTCGGGCCGATCGTCCTCGCCGTCGACGACGCCCACCGCGCCGACGAGCCCAGCCTGCGCTTCCTGCGCTTCCTCGGGCACCGGCTCGACGGGCTGCCCGTCGCGCAGCTGCTCGCCAGCCGCCCGCTCACGGAGGTCGAGCACCGGCAGGCGCTGGCCGACATGCTCGACGACCCGCTCGTGCACACGCTCGCGGTCGACCGGCTCTCGGCCGAGGCGACCGGCCGCTACCTCGAGCAGGCCTGGCCCGAGGGCACGCATCTCGCCGGCGTCTGTCACGAGCTGACGGCCGGCAACCCGCTGATGCTCCGCGCGCTCGTGGCCGAGGCGCGCGGGACCGTGGACAGCGCCGAGGCCCTGCGGGCGCTGGGCGTGCGGCCGATCGGCCAGCGCGTGCGCCGGTCGCTGAGCGGCTCACCGGCGGCGCTGGCGCTCGCGCAGGCGATCGCCGTCCTCGGCGACGACACGCCGGCGGCGGAGGCGCTCGCCTTCGCGGCCGTGGAGCCGGAGGCGGTCGAGGCGCTGCTGCGCGCGAACATCCTCGAGGAGGGCACGAACGGGCTGCGGTTCGTCCACCCGCTCGTGCGCACGTCGGTCTACCGGCTGCTGTCGCCGGTCGAGCGCACCGCTCAGCACGCGCGGGCGGCGGCCGCGTTGCACGCCCGCGGCGTGGCGGGCGAGCAGGTCGCGGCGCACCTGCTGCACACGGGTCCGGTCGGGGAGCCGTGGGCGGCGGAGGAGCTCGAGGCGGCGGCCGAGCGCGCGCTGTCGGCGGGCGCGCCCGACACGGCGGCCGCGCTCCTGGGGCGCGCGCTGGAGGAGCCGGGCGCGACCGGCGAGCGTCGCGCACGTACGCTCGCCCGCCTGGCCGACGCGCAGTCGTCCGCCGGCCTGCCCGACGCGATCGCCAACTACGAGCGCGCGCTGACCCTGGCGCCGGGGGACGCGAGGATCACGCT is a genomic window containing:
- a CDS encoding helix-turn-helix transcriptional regulator, encoding MTILDPVVAPSPAGLLLEREQHLGAFADALQDVSAGAGTTILVVGEAGVGKSMLLRELTRAAASATVLRARGDELEQEFPYGVVRQLLEPLTRTLDDVWQGPAELARSVFDPSPQAGDDASFARQQGLYWLVVNLAERLGPIVLAVDDAHRADEPSLRFLRFLGHRLDGLPVAQLLASRPLTEVEHRQALADMLDDPLVHTLAVDRLSAEATGRYLEQAWPEGTHLAGVCHELTAGNPLMLRALVAEARGTVDSAEALRALGVRPIGQRVRRSLSGSPAALALAQAIAVLGDDTPAAEALAFAAVEPEAVEALLRANILEEGTNGLRFVHPLVRTSVYRLLSPVERTAQHARAAAALHARGVAGEQVAAHLLHTGPVGEPWAAEELEAAAERALSAGAPDTAAALLGRALEEPGATGERRARTLARLADAQSSAGLPDAIANYERALTLAPGDARITLQYSGALAMSGRTADAFAVLDQATLPEEPTIRAALHAAALFTESAPALAHRDVVAAGTPDGGLLAATTAYELSMRNVPAAQVAALAVPVFTHGTPPLDLSTTMAYGYGIWALMLSDQLELARTELDRAVEVGRRTGALVIHALALVLRAGTHLRLGALQAAEADAQQSLELSEHPSWRFGNAGAMQFLAEILLEQGRVEEAAAAVAAIDTQTVQPLPVVLLAEQARGRVLLAQRRPDAALAAAEALGRRAQAALCDNPVFLPWRRTAALSAAAAGQPERAAALAAEHLALARAYGIDSEALLTHALVTRDIDALEVVAAAGAPLVRARALLALGRARRVAGGPAAAREPLREAMELASACAAKGLVDEALDELAAAGAKPRRRGGHGALGLTAAEARVARLAADGASNREIAQELFVTLKTVEMHLSSAYRKLDISSRAQLASRLD